From the genome of Cellvibrio japonicus Ueda107, one region includes:
- a CDS encoding DUF1249 domain-containing protein, with amino-acid sequence MFRLREDYSRRQQVAPKESYHVNLPLQQAECEANYYRIQKLLAGMQSDDYRFMVSRGSTQWLHHIQVIERSRYTTTLVLTLQSSQASEWLKMPRLTVRIYLDACLAEVLAWEGHKRLRPRYHYPNPAMYQTDEKLQINQFLGEWLKLCLEEGHSLDDVTLVLAD; translated from the coding sequence ATGTTCAGATTGCGCGAAGACTATTCACGCCGCCAACAAGTAGCTCCCAAAGAGTCCTACCACGTTAATTTACCTTTGCAGCAGGCAGAATGCGAAGCCAATTACTATCGCATTCAAAAACTATTGGCGGGTATGCAGTCCGATGATTATCGCTTTATGGTGAGTCGGGGTTCTACTCAGTGGCTGCACCATATCCAGGTAATTGAGCGCTCACGCTATACCACAACATTGGTATTAACCTTGCAGTCCTCTCAGGCGTCCGAGTGGTTGAAAATGCCGCGCCTGACGGTGCGTATTTACCTGGATGCCTGCCTTGCGGAAGTGCTGGCCTGGGAGGGGCATAAACGTTTGCGTCCGCGCTACCACTACCCCAATCCCGCTATGTACCAGACGGACGAAAAATTGCAGATCAACCAGTTTCTGGGGGAGTGGCTCAAGCTTTGCCTGGAAGAAGGCCATAGCCTTGATGATGTAACGCTGGTTCTGGCCGATTAG
- a CDS encoding NUDIX domain-containing protein, which yields MAIDKPVFTRGDVEIIRREQLYKRFFRVEKVFLRHRLFGGGWGKEIGRELFVRGEAVAVVLYDPEHDLIGMVEQFRVGAMDEINGPWCYEVVAGMLEPGESPEEVARRELIEEANVEPCRMEYICNYLSSPGGSDEKLHLFCGLCDLSQAGGVYGLPEEGEDIRVHVFTAGDVFAELYSGAFNNAAALICLQWLQANRPRLRTQMTGQE from the coding sequence ATGGCAATTGATAAACCGGTATTTACCCGTGGCGATGTAGAAATCATTCGCCGCGAGCAGCTGTATAAACGTTTTTTTCGTGTTGAAAAAGTCTTTCTCCGGCATCGTTTGTTTGGCGGCGGTTGGGGTAAAGAAATTGGACGCGAATTGTTTGTGCGCGGTGAAGCGGTTGCCGTTGTACTCTATGACCCTGAGCATGATTTGATTGGTATGGTAGAGCAATTCCGTGTAGGGGCCATGGATGAAATCAATGGTCCCTGGTGCTACGAAGTGGTTGCCGGTATGTTGGAGCCGGGCGAATCCCCGGAAGAGGTTGCGCGCCGCGAGCTAATCGAAGAGGCCAATGTCGAGCCCTGCCGGATGGAGTACATTTGTAATTACCTGTCCAGTCCCGGTGGCAGTGACGAGAAGCTGCATCTTTTTTGTGGGTTGTGCGATCTCAGCCAGGCGGGCGGTGTCTACGGTTTGCCGGAGGAGGGCGAGGATATTCGCGTGCACGTATTTACTGCCGGGGATGTCTTTGCAGAGCTATACAGTGGGGCCTTCAATAACGCCGCGGCCTTGATTTGTTTGCAATGGCTACAGGCTAATCGCCCGCGCTTGCGCACACAAATGACTGGCCAGGAATAA
- a CDS encoding YqiA/YcfP family alpha/beta fold hydrolase, whose translation MAAVLYIHGFLSSPLSFKAQQVQGWLARNHPEITYFCPHLTPYPEQTRHTLASMVESLLPQPVYLMGSSLGGFWATWLAETYNLRALLINPAVRPQDFMPAYLEVDLKGYHTDDSYRLNARHIDEIMATDIPVTRLANYWLLVQTGDETLDYRAAVAKYQGCRQTIEEGGDHSFQGFECYLAQGLAFLRGE comes from the coding sequence ATGGCGGCTGTGCTGTATATCCACGGTTTTTTAAGCTCTCCCCTGTCGTTCAAGGCACAGCAGGTACAGGGCTGGTTAGCCCGTAACCATCCTGAGATTACCTACTTCTGCCCGCACCTGACTCCCTACCCGGAGCAAACCCGCCATACCCTGGCCAGTATGGTGGAGTCCCTGCTGCCGCAGCCTGTGTATTTGATGGGCAGTTCCCTGGGTGGTTTCTGGGCGACCTGGTTGGCTGAAACCTATAATCTGCGCGCCCTGTTGATAAACCCGGCCGTGCGTCCGCAGGATTTTATGCCCGCCTATCTTGAGGTTGACCTCAAGGGGTATCACACGGATGATAGCTACCGCCTGAATGCACGGCACATTGATGAGATTATGGCGACAGATATTCCGGTGACGCGCCTGGCCAATTACTGGCTACTGGTGCAGACCGGTGATGAAACGCTGGATTATCGCGCTGCTGTCGCCAAATACCAGGGTTGCCGCCAGACAATTGAAGAGGGTGGCGACCACAGTTTCCAGGGCTTTGAGTGCTACCTGGCTCAGGGCCTCGCTTTTTTGCGTGGCGAATAG
- the parE gene encoding DNA topoisomerase IV subunit B: MANYSAEDIEVLTGLDPVKKRPGMYTETTRPNHLAQEIIDNSVDEALAGHAKSIEVILHKDNSVTVADDGRGMPVDIHPEQGKPGVEVILCTLHAGGKFSNKNYQFSGGLHGVGVSVVNALSEQLEVTIKRDGNVYRMGFANGDKATDLDIIDTCPKRQTGTSVRFLPNPVYFDSPKFSVTRMRHVLRAKAVLCPGLTVSFLDEATGEKDVWYYEDGLKDYLAGATQEWISLPEQPFVGDFKAETEAISWAVQWLPEGGELVQESYVNLIPTAQGGTHVNGLRTGLMDAMRDYCEFRNLIPRGIKLAPEDLWNNCCFVLSYKHYDPQFSGQTKERLTSREAAAFVSGIAKDAFALWLNQHTEEGDKLAEFCISNAQKRVRSGKKVARKKVTQGPALPGKLADCSSGDTSRSELFLVEGDSAGGSAKQARDREFQAIMPLRGKILNTWEVDSAEILASQEVHDISVAIGMDPGSEDLSELRYNKICILADADSDGLHIATLLCALFVKHFPVLVRNGHVFVAMPPLYRIDIGKDVYYALDESEKNGILNRIAAENKRGKVNVQRFKGLGEMNPLQLRETTMAPDTRRLVQLTIEDVDGTLQIMDMMLAKKRANDRKTWLEEKGNLAEVAV, translated from the coding sequence ATGGCTAATTATTCCGCAGAAGATATTGAAGTACTCACAGGATTAGACCCGGTAAAAAAACGCCCGGGGATGTATACCGAAACAACCCGACCCAATCACCTGGCCCAGGAAATTATCGACAACTCGGTGGACGAGGCCCTGGCAGGGCATGCAAAGAGCATTGAGGTTATTCTCCACAAAGACAACTCGGTCACCGTGGCTGACGATGGTCGCGGTATGCCGGTGGATATTCACCCGGAGCAGGGCAAGCCCGGTGTGGAAGTGATTTTGTGTACCCTGCATGCCGGTGGAAAGTTCTCTAACAAAAACTACCAATTCTCCGGTGGTTTACACGGTGTAGGGGTGTCGGTAGTAAACGCGCTGTCCGAGCAGTTGGAAGTGACCATCAAGCGCGATGGCAATGTCTATCGCATGGGCTTTGCCAATGGCGACAAAGCCACCGATCTGGACATTATCGATACCTGTCCCAAGCGCCAGACGGGAACCAGTGTGCGTTTCCTGCCCAATCCTGTGTATTTCGATTCGCCCAAATTCTCGGTTACGCGCATGCGCCATGTGCTGCGGGCGAAGGCTGTATTGTGTCCGGGTTTAACGGTGAGCTTCCTCGATGAAGCGACCGGTGAAAAAGATGTCTGGTATTACGAAGATGGTTTAAAAGATTACCTTGCCGGTGCAACCCAGGAGTGGATCAGTTTGCCCGAGCAGCCCTTTGTGGGCGATTTCAAGGCAGAGACAGAAGCCATCAGCTGGGCGGTACAGTGGCTGCCGGAAGGTGGTGAGCTGGTGCAGGAAAGCTATGTAAACCTGATTCCCACTGCCCAGGGCGGAACCCATGTTAATGGTTTGCGTACCGGCCTGATGGACGCCATGCGCGATTACTGTGAGTTTCGCAATTTGATTCCGCGCGGTATTAAATTGGCGCCCGAGGATCTGTGGAATAACTGTTGTTTTGTGCTCTCCTACAAACATTATGACCCGCAGTTTTCCGGGCAGACCAAAGAGCGGTTGACCTCACGGGAAGCGGCAGCGTTTGTGTCGGGAATTGCCAAGGATGCATTTGCCCTCTGGCTCAACCAGCACACGGAAGAGGGCGATAAACTTGCCGAGTTTTGTATCAGTAACGCGCAGAAGCGTGTGCGCTCGGGTAAAAAAGTTGCACGTAAAAAAGTCACCCAGGGGCCGGCCTTGCCTGGGAAATTGGCCGATTGTTCCAGCGGCGATACTTCGCGCAGTGAACTCTTCCTGGTAGAGGGTGACTCCGCCGGTGGATCGGCCAAGCAAGCGCGCGACCGTGAATTCCAGGCGATCATGCCGTTGCGCGGAAAAATCCTGAATACCTGGGAAGTGGATTCAGCAGAGATCCTGGCTAGTCAGGAGGTTCACGATATTTCTGTTGCTATAGGTATGGATCCCGGCAGCGAAGACCTGAGCGAATTGCGTTACAACAAAATTTGTATTCTCGCCGATGCGGACTCGGATGGTTTGCATATTGCCACCTTGTTGTGTGCGCTCTTCGTGAAACATTTTCCCGTGTTGGTGCGCAATGGCCACGTCTTTGTGGCCATGCCGCCGCTTTATCGCATCGATATCGGTAAAGATGTGTACTACGCGCTGGATGAAAGCGAAAAAAATGGCATTCTCAATCGTATTGCCGCCGAGAATAAAAGGGGCAAGGTGAATGTACAGCGCTTCAAAGGCCTTGGGGAAATGAATCCACTGCAATTGCGCGAAACCACCATGGCCCCGGACACTCGCCGCTTGGTGCAATTGACTATCGAAGACGTTGACGGAACCCTGCAAATCATGGATATGATGCTCGCCAAAAAGCGCGCCAATGATCGCAAAACCTGGCTTGAAGAAAAGGGGAACCTCGCTGAAGTCGCTGTATAA